A single genomic interval of Peromyscus leucopus breed LL Stock chromosome 7, UCI_PerLeu_2.1, whole genome shotgun sequence harbors:
- the Npc1l1 gene encoding NPC1-like intracellular cholesterol transporter 1 has product MAAGLQGWLLWALLLNSAQGEIYTPIHKAGFCTFYDECGKNPELSGGLTSLSNVSCLSNTPAQHVTGAHLALLQRICPRLYNGPDNTFACCSANQLVSLEKSMSITKALLTRCPACADNFASLHCHNTCSPNQSLFINVTRVAERDDGQPPAVVAYEAFYQRSFAEKAYESCSRVRIPAAASLAVGTMCGVYGSALCNAQRWLNFQGDTGNGLAPLDITFHLLEPGQALPDGMQPLNGEITPCNETQGADLAACSCQDCAASCPVIPQPPALRPSFYMGKMPGWLALIIIFTSVFALLTAILVYLRVVSNRNKGKTTGPQEAPNLPQKSRFSPHTVLGRFFQSWGTRVASWPLTVLALSLVVVIALSVGLMYIELTTDPVELWSAPRSQAREEKAFHDEHFGPFFRTNQVFVTARNRSSYRYDSLLLGPKNFSGILSLDLLLDLLELQERLRQLQVWSPEAQRNISLQDICYAPLSPHNTSLSDCCVNSLLQYFQNNRTLLLLTANQTLSGQTSLVDWRDHFLYCANAPLTFKDGTSLGLSCIADYGAPVFPFLAVGGYKGTDYSEAEALILTFSLNNYPADDPRMAQAKLWEEAFLKEMQAFQNSTADKFRVAFSAERSLEDEINRTTIQDLPVFAISYIIVFLYISLALGSYSKCSRIVVDSKVTLGLGGVAVVLGAVVASMGFYSYLGVPSSLVIIQVVPFLVLAVGADNIFIFVLEYQRLPRKPGEEREAHIGRTLGSVAPSMLLCSLSEAICFFLGALTPMPAVRTFALTAGLAIILDFLLQMTAFVALLSLDSKRQEASRPDFLCCFSKQKLPQPEQKEGLLLRFFRKIYAPFLLHGFTRPVVLLLFLTLFGANLYLMCHISVGLDQELALPEDSYLIDYFLYLNRYFEVGPPVYFVTTSGYNFSSEAGMNAICSSAGCDSFSLTQKIQYATEFPEQSYLAIAASSWVDDFIDWLTPSSSCCRLYIFGPNQGDFCPSTDTSLNCLKNCMDFTLGPVRPTAEQFHKYLPWFLNDPPNIRCPKGGLAAYRTSVNLSADGQVIASQFMAYHKPLRNSQDFTEALRTSRLLAANITAELRKVPGTDPNFEVFPYTISNVFYQQYLTVLPEGIFTLALCFVPTFVVCYLLLGLDMRSGILNLLSIIMILVDTIGLMAVWGISYNAVSLINLVTAVGMSVEFVSHITRSFAISTKPTRLERAKDATASMGSAVFAGVAMTNFPGILILGFAHAQLIQIFFFRLNLLITLLGLLHGLVFLPVALSYLGPDVNPALVLEEKLATEAATAQDPSCLRNPFPASDYVNHSFEECTPGASAAGPVPKSGQKF; this is encoded by the exons ATGGCAGCTGGCCTGCAGGGATGGCTGCTCTGGGCCCTACTCCTGAATTCA GCCCAGGGTGAGATATACACACCCATTCACAAGGCTGGCTTCTGCACCTTTTATGACGAGTGTGGGAAGAATCCAGAGCTGTCTGGAGGCCTCACGTCACTGTCCAATGTATCTTGCCTGTCTAATACCCCGGCCCAGCATGTCACAGGTGCCCACCTGGCCCTCCTCCAGCGCATCTGTCCCCGCCTGTACAACGGCCCCGACAACACCTTCGCCTGTTGCTCTGCCAATCAGCTGGTGTCGTTAGAAAAGAGCATGTCCATCACCAAGGCCCTCCTCACCCGCTGCCCAGCCTGCGCTGACAATTTTGCTAGCTTGCACTGCCACAACACTTGCAGCCCTAACCAGAGCCTCTTCATCAATGTCACCCGTGTGGCTGAGCGGGACGACGGGCAGCCTCCGGCCGTGGTGGCCTATGAAGCCTTTTACCAGCGCAGCTTTGCAGAGAAGGCCTATGAGTCCTGTAGCCGGGTACGCATCCCTGCGGCTGCATCACTGGCCGTGGGCACCATGTGTGGGGTGTACGGCTCTGCCCTTTGCAACGCCCAGCGTTGGCTGAACTTCCAGGGAGACACAGGGAATGGCCTGGCTCCTCTGGACATCACCTTCCACCTCTTGGAGCCTGGCCAGGCCCTGCCGGATGGGATGCAGCCTCTGAATGGGGAGATCACACCCTGCAATGAGACCCAGGGTGCAGACTTGGCGGCCTGTTCCTGCCAGGACTGTGCAGCGTCGTGCCCTGTCATTCCTCAGCCCCCAGCCCTGAGACCTTCCTTCTACATGGGTAAaatgccaggctggctggctctcATCATTATCTTCACTTCGGTCTTTGCGTTGCTCACTGCCATCCTTGTGTATCTCCGAGTGGTTTCCAACAGGAACAAGGGCAAGACAACAGGTCCCCAGGAAGCCCCCAACCTCCCTCAAAAGAGCAGATTCTCACCTCATACTGTCCTTGGCCGGTTTTTCCAGAGCTGGGGCACAAGGGTGGCCTCGTGGCCACTCACCGTCTTGGCACTGTCCTTAGTGGTTGTGATAGCCTTGTCAGTCGGCCTGATGTATATAGAACTCACCACAGACCCCGTGGAACTATGGTCGGCCCCCAGAAGCCAAGCCCGGGAAGAGAAGGCTTTCCACGACGAGCATTTTGGCCCCTTCTTCCGAACCAACCAGGTTTTTGTGACAGCTCGGAACAGGTCCAGCTATAGGTACGACTCCCTGCTGCTAGGGCCCAAGAACTTCAGCGGGATCCTGTCCCTGGACCTGCTGCTGGACCTGCTGGAGCTCCAAGAGAGGCTTCGACAGCTGCAGGTGTGGTCCCCCGAGGCACAGCGAAACATCTCCCTGCAGGACATCTGCTATGCCCCCCTCAGCCCGCACAACACCAGCCTCTCTGACTGCTGTGTCAACAGCCTCCTTCAGTACTTCCAGAACAACCGCACGCTCCTGCTCCTCACGGCCAACCAGACGCTCAGTGGCCAGACTTCCCTGGTGGACTGGAGGGACCACTTCCTATACTGTGCCAA TGCCCCTCTCACGTTCAAAGATGGCACATCTCTGGGTCTGAGCTGCATCGCTGACTACGGCGCCCCTGTCTTCCCCTTCCTTGCTGTCGGGGGATACAAAG GGACGGACTACTCCGAGGCGGAGGCGCTGATCCTAACCTTCTCGCTCAATAACTACCCCGCGGATGATCCCCGCATGGCCCAGGCTAAGCTCTGGGAGGAGGCTTTTTTGAAGGAAATGCAAGCCTTTCAGAACAGCACGGCGGACAAGTTCCGAGTTGCATTCTCCGCTGAG CGCTCTCTGGAGGATGAGATCAACCGCACCACCATCCAGGACCTGCCTGTCTTCGCCATCAGCTACATTATCGTCTTCCTGTACATCTCCCTGGCCCTGGGCAGCTACTCCAAATGCAGCCGAATAGTG GTGGATTCCAAGGTGACCCTGGGCCTCGGTGGGGTGGCTGTCGTGTTGGGAGCAGTCGTGGCCTCCATGGGCTTCTACTCCTACCTGGGTGTCCCCTCCTCTCTGGTTATCATCCAAGTGGTACCTTTCCTGGTGCTGGCCGTGGGAGCGGACAACATCTTCATCTTTGTTCTTGAGTACCAG AGGCTGCCTAGGAAGCCCGGGGAAGAGCGAGAGGCTCACATCGGCCGGACGCTGGGCAGTGTGGCTCCCAGCATGCTGCTGTGCAGCCTCTCCGAGGCCATCTGCTTCTTTCTCG GGGCCCTGACCCCCATGCCAGCTGTGAGGACCTTTGCCCTGACCGCTGGCTTAGCGATTATCCTCGACTTCCTGCTCCAGATGACTGCCTTTGTGGCCCTGCTCTCCCTGGATAGCAAGAGGCAAGAG GCCTCTCGCCCCGACTTCTTATGCTGCTTTTCGAAGCAGAAACTACCCCAACCTGAACAAAAAGAGGGGCTCTTACTCCGCTTCTTCCGGAAGATATACGCTCCCTTCCTGCTGCACGGCTTCACCCGTCCTGTTGTG ctgctgctgtttctgaCCCTGTTTGGAGCAAATCTCTACCTCATGTGCCACATCAGTGTGGGGCTGGACCAGGAACTGGCTCTGCCCGAG GACTCTTACTTGATAGACTACTTCCTCTATCTGAACCGGTACTTTGAAGTGGGGCCTCCGGTGTACTTTGTCACCACCTCGGGCTACAACTTCTCCAGCGAGGCAGGCATGAACGCCATTTGCTCCAGTGCGGGCTGCGACAGCTTCTCCCTAACCCAGAAGATCCAGTATGCCACCGAATTCCCTGAACA GTCTTACCTGGCAATTGCTGCGTCCTCCTGGGTAGACGACTTCATCGACTGGCTAACCCCATCATCCTCCTGCTGCCGCCTTTATATCTTCGGCCCCAATCAGGGTGATTTCTGTCCTTCAACCGATA cttCCTTGAACTGTTTAAAAAACTGCATGGACTTCACTCTGGGCCCCGTGAGGCCCACGGCGGAACAGTTTCACAAGTACCTGCCCTGGTTCCTGAACGACCCACCCAACATCAGATGTCCCAAAGG GGGTCTAGCAGCGTATAGAACCTCCGTGAATTTGAGCGCAGATGGCCAGGTTATAG CCTCCCAGTTCATGGCCTACCACAAGCCCCTGAGGAACTCACAGGACTTCACAGAAGCTCTCCGGACGTCCCGGTTGCTAGCAGCCAATATCACAGCTGAACTCCGGAAAGTGCCTGGGACAGACCCAAATTTTGAGGTCTTCCCCTACAC GATCTCCAATGTGTTCTATCAGCAGTACCTGACTGTTCTCCCCGAGGGAATCTTCACACTAGCTCTCTGCTTTGTGCCCACCTTTGTGGTCTGCTACCTCCTTCTGGGCCTGGACATGCGCTCGGGCATCCTCAACCTGCTCTCCATCATCATGATCCTCGTGGACACCATCGGCCTCATGGCCGTGTGGGGTATCAGCTACAACGCTGTGTCCCTCATCAACCTTGTCACG gcagtgggcatgtctgtggagttCGTGTCCCACATCACCCGGTCCTTTGCTATAAGCACCAAGCCTACCCGGCTGGAGAGGGCCAAGGATGCTACTGCTTCCATGGGCAGTGCG GTGTTTGCTGGAGTGGCTATGACCAACTTCCCAGGCATCCTCATCTTGGGCTTTGCCCATGCCCAGCTCATCCAGATCTTCTTCTTCCGCCTCAACCTCCTGATCACCTTGCTGGGCCTGCTGCATGGTCTGGTCTTCCTGCCGGTTGCCCTCAGCTATCTGG gACCTGATGTTAACCCAGCTCTGGTACTGGAGGAGAAACTAGCCACCGAGGCAGCAACAGCCCAAGACCCCTCCTGCCTGAGGAACCCCTTCCCTGCTAGTGACTATGTCAATCACAGCTTTGAAGAATGTACCCCTGGAGCTAGTGCTGCTGGCCCTGTGCCCAAAAGTGGCCAAAAATTTTAA